The Chamaesiphon minutus PCC 6605 DNA window GATGACTCAGTGACTACCCGTCAGAGTCTGTGTCTATCGCTAGAAAAATATGGCTATCGCACTTTTCAAGCCAAGGATGGACAAGAAGGACTCGAGCTGCTCCGTCAGAAAACTAGTGAGATTAAATTAGTTGTTTGCGATGTCGAAATGCCCAATCTGAACGGCTTTGAATTTCTTAATATCTATCGCCAAGATCCCGCCTTAACTTCAATTCCGGTAGTAATGCTCACTTCTCGCAGTAATAATAAACACCGTCAATTTGCTACTCATTTGGGTGCCGTTGACTACTTCATCAAGCCTTATCTCGAACAAGATTTTATGATGGCGATCGAGAAGATAATTGACGAGCGGGATTTAAAGATTTAAGGATTAGGCACTCATTACCCATCCACCCATCCACCCATCCACCCACCCCTATGGTTGCCAATACTCTTTCAAATAAATGGTTGGAAAGTACCCAGCAAGTTACCCCCAAGATCGAACTGATTGTTTTTGATATCGGTGAAGTGAGTTTTGGAATTCCGATTACCAAAATCAATCGCGTGATTAGTAGTATTTTTATCGGTGAAGATTTTAGTTTGACTCAGGATGTGGAGATTCTCGATCTACACCATCGCCTGAGTGGAGTCTCACTATCGACACCAAATGCAATCGTCATTTTCACGGGCGAACGACAACAGCTATTTGGAATTCCGATCGATTCAGTCCCGACGATCGTCTGCGTTCCGCTCGATCGCGTTCGGACTCTCCCCTACGAACTTCGCCACAACAGCTCGATCGGGATTGCCAGTCATGTAGCGGTAGTGTCCGATTCAGAACGAGACTTAACTGTATTTATTTTGGCTGTTTGAGTAAGATTCTATTTATGTACATGCGTTTCTCTAATGGTAGGCAAAATGCCCACCATATAGATTGCGATACTTTTATCTTTCGGTTAACTTTGTCAACACCTGATTGGAACGCTCCACAAATGCGTTCATTCCATCGGCATTTACTCCTTTTTGAGCCATCAAAGCTAAATCGTAGATGTGGTGACAGACGAGATTTACTAAATCTTGATTCGGCGAAGTTCCCTCCGTTCCCACGATCGATCCTTTGTTAATATTTGCCAAGTTCTGAATCAGTGGATGCGCGGTATTGACTACCAGAATATGCTCCTCTGGAAACTCAACAGCTTGTTGCTGCATCATCGCACTCATTTCTCGCATCCGCCGCATGAATTCGGGTAATAATACCATCGCAGGTGGTGTCGATTGGCTATTATCACCTTTGAGTGATTCGGTACGGATCGTAACTTTGGGTTTATTTAGTGCGGTAGTAAAGATTTCTTGAATCTGTTCGCTGCGAGTTTTGTTGGTATTGGGATCGATGATTTCGGGCGCGTCATCCGCTTGAATCAGACTACTATCTAATTCGGCATCTACCCGCGAGAATTTGATATCGCTATGTTCGCGTTCGAGGAAGCTGACAAAGTGCGTATCGATAAACGAATCGAGGAACAAGACTTCTAAACCCTGACTCTTATGGAGTTGGATATATGGTGCTTGACTGGCTTCGTCTGTGGCGTAAAAAACGCGATTTTCGTACTTAGGTTCGGTTTCACCTTCCGTTGTGGCTGGTGCCGATTTAGCGTGACGCTCTTTGTTGCGCTCTAAGTATTCATTCAGAGTCGTATAAGGCAAACTCGGCGTCGCAGATTTCCAAGCATCATCGCCTTCCTCCGTACCTTCAGCGGCGGCTGGAGGAGCGGTAAAGGTGGTGCGATAGATGATAATGTCTTCAATTTGCTTTTTGAATTTATCATCGTTCAGACAACCAAATTTGATAAAGGTGCTTAAGTCTTCCCAACCTTTGGTATAAGCCTCGCGATCGTCGTGATAGAGTCAGCAATTCCAAATTCAGATTTTGACAACTTGGTAGGGTGAGCAGGAGAATAGAGAGACTTCAAAAAGAGAAGCAGAATGGAGCCAATGAAGCTGAGTTTTGGGGTATTGATAGTCTATCTGAACCGAGCAATTCTTCAGATGAAAGATCCGCGCCTTGCCAGCAATGGCACTAAATACACCATCAGAGATGCTGTGTTGGGAGCATTTTCGATGTTTTTCATGCAAAGCGAATCCTTTTTAGAACATCAGCGGCACATGAATAGCAATCAGGGCAAAAGCAATGCTCAGACACTGTTTGGCATGATTAAAATCCCAACAGTGCCGCAAATTCGGAATATCCTGGATGAAATTTCAGCCACAGCACTATTTGGAGTATTCAATCACGTCTATCAGTCTTTAAGACGAGAAGGTCACTTGAAACCGTTTGAATATCTCGGTGGATTACTAGTTGCGCTGGATGGAACTCAGTATTTTGACTCGCACAAACTCAACTGTAAATGCTGTTCGAGCCGTACCCACAAAAATGGCACAGTAACTTACTTCCACAGTGCCATTTTGCCTGTAATAGTTGCGCCTGGGCAATCTCAAGTAATTTCCTTAGCTCCGGAATTCATCACACCTCAAGATGGTCACCAGAAGCAGGACTGCGAAGTGGCAGCAGCTAAACGATGGCTCAAAACTCATGCCCCAGAATTCCAAGGACAAGCAATCACTCTACTCGGAGATGACCTCTACAGTCACCAACCAATGTGTGAACAGGTGATAGCGTCGGGAATGAACTTTATCTTTACCTGTTTAGAAACGTCTCATACTGCTGTTTATGATTGGTTGAAATACTTGGATGGTATTGGCGAGGTGAAAAAGCTAGAAGTGAAACAGTGGAACAGCAATTCAAGCGAATTATATAGCTATCAATATGTGAATGGAATTCCTCTAAGGGACTCCCAGCCAGCAATGAAGGTCAATTGGTGTAAACTAATCCATACCCGCCAATCAGATGGAGAAATATTATATGAAAATTCATTTATTACCCGCCATGAATTAAACGAACAGAGCGTACCTCTGGTTGCTGCGGCTGGTCGATGTCGTTGGAAGACCGAAAATGAAAATCATAATGTGCTCAAAACAAAGGGATATCATCTGGAGCATAACTTTGGGCATGGTCAGCAGCATTTAGCTGCTTGTTTATTGACGCTGAACCTGTTGGCATTCCTTTTTCACACTGTTTTGCATTTAACAGATCTTGCATATGGACAGATTCGTCTCAAGCGTGTTACTCGTAAAGGCTTTTTTCAAGATATCCTCAGTCTTACCAAATATTTACTCTTTGAGAGTTGGCCTTCTTTGATTGATTTCATGCTTTACGGCTCGGCTTCCACTCT harbors:
- a CDS encoding ISNCY family transposase, producing MEPMKLSFGVLIVYLNRAILQMKDPRLASNGTKYTIRDAVLGAFSMFFMQSESFLEHQRHMNSNQGKSNAQTLFGMIKIPTVPQIRNILDEISATALFGVFNHVYQSLRREGHLKPFEYLGGLLVALDGTQYFDSHKLNCKCCSSRTHKNGTVTYFHSAILPVIVAPGQSQVISLAPEFITPQDGHQKQDCEVAAAKRWLKTHAPEFQGQAITLLGDDLYSHQPMCEQVIASGMNFIFTCLETSHTAVYDWLKYLDGIGEVKKLEVKQWNSNSSELYSYQYVNGIPLRDSQPAMKVNWCKLIHTRQSDGEILYENSFITRHELNEQSVPLVAAAGRCRWKTENENHNVLKTKGYHLEHNFGHGQQHLAACLLTLNLLAFLFHTVLHLTDLAYGQIRLKRVTRKGFFQDILSLTKYLLFESWPSLIDFMLYGSASTLVANSS